The Terriglobia bacterium genome window below encodes:
- a CDS encoding Rieske (2Fe-2S) protein, with protein MSKDDKKEEAGLGRRQFFVKIGIGSVAVAAAGTAAFAYQFLSPNVLYEPSPIVNAGKPDAYPPDSVTLDPQAAIFIVNSAQGFYALQATCTHLGCLTAWKPELGIIACPCHGSKFKRDGTKIAGPAPRPLPRFRMWLSDEGDLMVDRAVVLSSRQLVKV; from the coding sequence ATGTCGAAGGACGATAAAAAAGAAGAGGCGGGCCTAGGCCGGCGCCAGTTCTTTGTCAAGATCGGCATCGGCTCGGTTGCTGTCGCGGCGGCGGGCACGGCCGCGTTCGCCTACCAGTTTCTCTCACCCAACGTGCTCTATGAGCCGTCCCCGATAGTGAACGCCGGCAAGCCCGATGCCTATCCGCCGGACTCGGTCACCCTCGATCCCCAGGCCGCCATTTTCATCGTCAACAGCGCGCAAGGTTTTTACGCTCTGCAGGCCACCTGCACGCACCTGGGATGCCTGACCGCCTGGAAGCCGGAACTTGGCATCATCGCCTGCCCGTGTCACGGCAGCAAATTCAAACGCGACGGCACCAAGATTGCGGGTCCCGCTCCCAGGCCCCTGCCACGGTTTCGCATGTGGCTCAGCGACGAAGGCGACCTGATGGTGGACCGTGCCGTCGTGCTTTCGTCGCGGCAGTTGGTAAAGGTTTAG